The Alkalibacter rhizosphaerae genomic sequence TGTGATCAAGGTGGCGGACCATGTCATCGACCTGGGACCGGAAGGAGGATTTCGAGGCGGAACCGTCATCGCACAGGGGACGCCGGAAGAGATCGCCCAAGTTCCAAGATCCTTTACGGGACAATTTTTGAAACGGGTCTTGCATCAAACGGATGAAGGAGGATCCCGTCATGGCTGAACGGATGGATAAAGCCAAAAGCTGGATCAAGCGCCACTATAAATGGTTGGTTCCGGTCCTCGTGGCCCTCGCTTTGATCATCGGTCTTGCAGTGCCCTTGGTACGCAATAATCTGGCATTCAACAAACTGCCCTTGGAGAAGACCACGTACATCACCCTGGTCCATTATGTAGAGGAACCCTACCGGTCTTCCGTGGACCGGGTCCGGGAATCCAGGGATCCCAAAGTCAACAAAGAGTTTCTAGAGCGCATCCGACAGGGCAAGAAGCCATTGTATGAAAAAGGAGAAGCCGGCAGGGAGGTATTGTTTTTTCATCTGGACAACGGTGAAGTATTACCGGCCTACGTAGATGACAACCAACTTGGATTTCAATACGGCGGACTGTGGGTGGTTTTGGAAGATTTCAGCGATTTTACCGATGCCATGGAAGAAGTGGAACTGGTGGAAGTGAAAGACCTGGTACCGGAAGAGAATACAGAGGAATGACGTTTGATTTAAGGCGTCTCTTTATGATATAATAATCAGGTTCACGTTATAGAAGAATGAAACAATAAATGATAAATCAAAAAAAGATGTAGGAGGATGAACATGGGTTCAAATGTAGAAAAGATCGAAAAGAACGTTGCGACCATAAAAATAGAGGTTTCCGGAGAGGATTTCAAAAAAGCGGTGACCCAAGCCTATCAGAAAAACAAAAGCAAGTTCAACATTGACGGATTTCGAAAGGGGAAGGTGCCGCAGAAGATCATCGAGCAGCGGTTTGGAAAGAATGTCTTCTATGAAGACGCCATCGATATTGCATTTCCGGAAGCATACCTGCAGGCCATTCGCGACAATGATTTGGAGCCGGTCGCAAGACCCAGCATGGAATCCATCGAAAAAATCGGAGATGATGGCTTGACATTGATCATTTCCGTTGCCATCATGCCGGAAGTGGAACTTGGCGAGTACAAGGGAGTGGAAGTGGGTTCTCTGGAGTACGACCCGACAGATGAAGACGTGGATGCAGAATTGACCCAAATGCAGGAACAAAATTCCCGACTGGTATCCATTGCAGACGCGAAAGCGAAATCCGGCGATACGATCGTCATCGACTTTGAAGGTTTCATGAACGATGTGGCTTTTGAAGGAGGCAAGGCAGAAGATCATTCATTGGTTTTGGGAAGCGGCATGTTCATTCCCGGTTTCGAAGACCAGTTGATCGGAGCAGCCAAAGGAGATGAGGTGGATGTTACGGTCACCTTCCCGGAAGAATACCAGGCAGAAGACCTGGCAGGCCAGGAAGCCCTGTTCAAAGTTGCGGTCAAAGACGTAAAAGTCAAGGAAATGGCGGATCTGGACGATGAGTTTGCTAAAGACGTCAGCGAGTTTGACACCTTGGAAGAATTGAAAGCCGACCTGAAAGCGAAAGCAAAGGAAAAAAGAGAGAATGCCTTGTTGGAAGAAGCAAAAGTAAAAGTGATCGACGCCGCTGTAGAATCAGCAACGTTTGAGATCCCGGATGAAATGGTCCAGGAAGAGGTGGACAAATCTTTAAGGGATTTTGAATACCAACTGCAGATGCAGGGTATAAGTATGGCAGACTACTTTAATTACACCAACATGAGCGAAGAAGACTTGATGGGTCAGATCAAAGAAGATGTGAATACTCGTTTGTCCAGAGATCTGGTACTGAGCAAGATCACGGAAGTGGAAAACATCGAAGCCGGCGACGAAGACGTTGCAAAAGAGATCGAGGACCAGGCCAAGATGTACAACATGGACGTGGAGAAGTTCAAGTCCACCATGACGGAAGACCAGAGAGAATACTTTGCAAATGCAGTGAAGCGCAGAAAAACCATCGACTTGTTGTTGGAAGAAGCAAAAAAGTAGACTGGTTGAACAATAAATTGAAGAAGGAGTGATTTTATGGAAATGAATTTGGTACCGATGGTTGTCGAACAGACGGGCAGAGGAGAACGATCCTACGATATTTACTCCAGGTTGCTGAAGGAAAGAATCATTTTTCTAAATGGAGAAGTCAATGATGTGACGGCCAGTTTGACCGTGGCACAGTTGCTGTTTCTGGAAGCGGAAGATCCGGACAAGGACATTCAGATCTATATCAATAGCCCCGGCGGATCCATTACAGCCGGCATGGCCATTTTCGACACCATGAATTTCATCAAATGTGATGTATCCACCATTTGTGTAGGCATGGCTGCTTCCATGGGAGCTTTCCTGCTGGCAGCAGGAGCAAAAGGAAAAAGGTTTGCTTTGCCCAATAGCGAAGTAATGATCCATCAACCGCTGGGCGGTGCACAGGGACAATCCGTCGATGTGCAGATCTATGCAAACCGTCTTATCAAAACAAGAGAAAAAATCAATGAAATTTTAAGTGAAAGAACCGGTCAACCCATTGAGGTCATCGACAAGGACACGGATCGAGATTACTTTATGTCGGCGGAAGAAGCCAAGAAATATGGCATCATCGACAATGTGATCACCTCCAGAAAATAGGGACTCGGTTATAAAGAGGTGAAAAGATGACAAAAACAGATGAAGGAAAGCAACAGATCCGTTGTTCTTTCTGCGGTAAAACGCAAAACCAGGTAAAGCGGATGGTTGCAGGTCCTGGCGTGTACATATGCAACGAATGCATCGACTTGTGCCAGGAGATCATCGAAGAAGAGTTTTTGCCGGAGCAGTTTGAAGAATTGACGGACATACCAAAACCGGAAGAAATCAAATCCTACCTGGATGAGTACGTCATCAGCCAGGAACGGGCAAAAAAATCATTGGCGGTTGCAGTATACAACCACTACAAGCGAATCAACATATCGGAACAAACCGACGACGACGTGGAGATCCAAAAGAGCAACATCCTGTTGCTTGGACCTACGGGATCCGGGAAGACATTGCTGGCCCAAACCCTGGCAAGGATGCTCAATGTGCCTTTTGCCATTGCAGACGCCACTTCCCTGACGGAGGCAGGCTATGTGGGAGAGGACGTGGAGAACATCCTTCTCAAACTGATCCAGGCTGCCGATTACGATATCGAACGGGCCCAACGGGGGATCATCTATATCGATGAGATCGACAAGATCGCAAGAAAAAGCGAAAATCCTTCGATTACCAGGGACGTCAGCGGAGAAGGTGTGCAACAAGCACTGCTGAAGATCCTGGAAGGGACGACAGCCAACGTTCCGCCCCAGGGAGGTCGGAAGCATCCTCATCAGGAGTTTCTGCAGATCGACACCACCAACATCCTCTTCATTTGCGGAGGAGCCTTCGATGGGATCGAGCGGATCATATCCAAACGGACCGGAAGCAAGGCCATGGGGTTCAATGCAGAAATCAAAAGCAAGAACAATGGCGGCATGAGCCAACTGCTCAAAGAGATCCAGCCAAGAGACTTGCTCCAGTTTGGTTTGATCCCGGAATTTGTAGGACGTATTCCGGTAATCACCACACTGGAACCATTGGATGAAGATGCCTTGATGCGGATCCTGACGGAGCCACGAAACGCCTTGGTCAAACAATATAAAAAGATGTTGGATGTGGACGACGTGGAGCTGGTTTTTGAAACGGAAGCACTGGAAGCCATTGCGAAGAAAACCATCAAGCATGAAACGGGAGCCCGAGGTCTTCGTGGAATTTTGGAGAACATCATGCTAGATGTCATGTACGATATTCCATCCAAACGCAATATCGAAAAATGCATCATCACCAAGGAAACGGTGATCGATGACAAGGCGCCGATCCTGGTATACAAAGACATCAAGGAAGACAAGGAAATGACGAAAGAAGACAAAAGCGAAGAGAGTGCGTCTTAAATAGAAATGCAAAAAAGCAATCATGAATATGATTGCTTTTTCTTTCGAAGGTTCGTGTTGAATTATGATCAATGAATGATATAATGATATGACCATAAAAAACCTTAGCGTTTGCAAGGAGGAGATAGAATGAGCAATAATGATTGGGAAAATATAGCAAAAAATATCACGAAAAACATGAGCGAAGATATGGAAATCGACATGGAGGCCCTGGCGGAGTTGGATGGAACGCCGTTGATCCCGTTGCGGGGTCTGATTTTGTTTCCCGGAATGATCATGCACTTTGATGTAGGACGGGAAAAATCCATTTTGGCCCTGGAAGCAGCCATGGCAAAGGACCAGCAGGTGATCCTGGTGGCACAAAAGGAAATGATGGTGGATGACCCGCAAATCGAGGACATCTATAATGTAGGGACAAGGGCATTGATCAAACAATTGCTCAAAATGCCCGGAAACTTGACCAGGGTATTGGTGGAAGTCCAGGACCGGGTTGTAGTGGATGAAGTTTACAAGGAAGATCCATATTTCCTGGTGGGTGTGATCACGGTCCGTCCCAGCTCCGTGTCCAGCAAGCAGTCCACCGCATTGATGCGGATGGTCAAGCAGGCTTTCTTGGAGTATGTGAATTTGACGAGAAAAGCCACTCCTGATCTGCTTATGAGCATCGAAGACATGACAGAGATCGACGAACTGGTGGATCTGGTGGGTGCCAACCTGTTACTGGATGTGGAAGAGAGCCAGGACATGCTGGAGGAAACTCATCCGGTGACCAGGCTGGAAAAAACCTATGAATATCTGGTGAAAGAACTGGAACTCTTGGAGATCGAGAAAGACATCGACGACAAGGTAAAAAACCAGATGGACAAGCAACAAAAGGAATACTTTTTGCGGGAACAGATCCGTGTGATCCAGGAAGAGTTGGGGGAAGGCCACGGTGGAAGCGGTGGTATGGTGGAAAACTACCTGAAGAAACTTTATTCCCTGCAACTACCGGACGAGATCCAGAAGAAGATGGAAGACGAGATCTTTAAATTGAACAAAGTGCCTTCAGGAAGTTCGGAAGCCGGTGTGATTCAAACCTACATCGAGTGGATTCTGGAATTGCCGTGGAACGAAGAGACGGAACAAACCATCGACATCAAAAAAGCCAGAGAAATTTTGGATGCAGACCATTATGCCCTGGAAAAGGTAAAGGAACGGGTACTGGAATATTTGGCCGTCCTGAAGCTTTCCAACCAAATGAAAGGACCCATCCTTTGCCTGGTGGGACCTCCTGGAGTAGGCAAGACCTCTATTGCAAAATCCATTGCACGAGCAGTTGGACGGAAATTTGCCAGAATGAGCCTTGGAGGCATGCGGGACGAAGCGGAGATCCGCGGCCACCGACGCACCTACGTTGGCAGTATACCCGGTCGGATCATTTACAACATCAAACAGGCCGGGACCAAGAACCCCTTGTTTTTGCTGGATGAGATCGACAAGATGAGCCAAGATTTCCGTGGAGATCCGGCATCGGCCCTCCTTGAGGTTTTGGATCCGGAACAAAATGCCACATTTACGGACAACTACCTGGAAGTACCCTTTGACTTGTCCAAGGTCATGTTCGTTACTACGGCCAATACGGTGTCCACCATACCAAGACCATTGCTGGACCGGATGGAGATCATCGAAGTTTCCGGCTATATCGAAGAAGAAAAGCTCCACATCGCCACGAAATACCTGTTGCCCAAGCAGCTGAAAAATCACGGATTGAAAAAGGGCAACATCAACATATCCGAACAGACCATCCGAGACGTGATCAATTATTACACCAGAGAATCCGGTGTTCGAGAGTTGGAGCGTCAATTAGCAAGAATCTGCAGGGTCCTGGCCAAGGAGATCGTGGAAGAAGAGAAAAAGCGGATCACTGTCAGTCCCAGAAATATCGAAAAGTTTTTGGGATTGAAGAAATATCGATACGAGAAAGTGGAAGGGGAGCAGGAGATCGGTCTGGTAAACGGACTGGCCTGGACCAGTGTGGGTGGAGAAACACTACAAATCGAAGCAGTATCCATGCCTGGGAAAGGAACCCTGGATCTGACGGGTCAGTTGGGAGATGTGATGAAAGAATCTGCCAAAGCCGGGATCAGCTACATCCGGTCCAAAGCGGAGGAATTCGAATTGGATCCTGATTTTCACAAAACCCTGGACATTCATCTTCATGTACCGGAGGGAGCCATACCGAAAGATGGACCTTCGGCAGGAATCACCATGACGACGGCATTGATGTCCCTGCTGACCAAGAAACCGGTTCCCCAGAATTTGGCCATGACCGGGGAGATCACCTTGCGTGGTCGGGTACTGCCCATTGGCGGGGTCAAGGAAAAACTTCTGGCCGCACATCGGGCGGGAATTCGAAACATCATCATTCCCAAAGATAATGAAAAAGACTTGCAGGAGATCCCCAACGAGATCCTGGAAGAATTGACCATATATACAGTAAGCACCATGGAAGAAGTTCGGGACATCGTATTCGGCGGTAAAATCAAATGAGGATCCATCAAGTACATTTGATCACCAGTGCTGTCAGTCCGGCTCATTATCCGGAACACGATCTACCAGAGTTTCTTCTGCTGGGTCGCTCCAACGTGGGTAAATCTTCTTTCATCAACACCATCATCAATAGAAAAGCGCTGGCCAGAACCAGTTCCCAGCCGGGAAAGACCCGTACCGTAAATTTTTACAATGTAGAGGATCAGTTCAGTTTTGTGGATATGCCAGGCTATGGGTATGCGAAAGTTTCCAAATCCGAGCGGCAGCAATTTCGAAAAATGATCCAGGATTACATTGAAAATCGGGACAATTTGGTCATGGTCATCCAACTTATCGATTTTCGACACAAACCGTCGGAGGATGACGTAGCCGTCCATGGATGGCTCATGGAACATGGCATCATTCCCATGGTGGTTGCCACAAAAGTGGATAAAATAAGTAAAAATCAGCGGCCGAAAAACATCAAGGATATTTTGAACACCTTGAAACTGGAGCGGGAAGATCTGATCCTCTTTTCTGCAGAGACCAAGGACGGAAAAGAAGAAGTGGAAACCGTGCTGGACGAGGTTCTTCAGATCCTTGAGCAAGAGTAGAAACAATCTAGTTCCTGCAAACCCTAGGGATGCAGGAACTGTTTGTTTTACCCGAAAAACGGTATAATGGAATCAACAAATCCGGACGAGGGAGAACAAATGGAATTTCAAGAAATTGCCACACGATCAGCTTTGGAGTTGGGATTTACCCTGGTCGGGGTTACCGTGCCCAACCCAAGGGAAGAATTGCAGCAGCGGGTCAAAAACAGAAACGAAGAGGGGGGCTTGACTCCCTTTACACCTAATGGCGGAGCAGACCTTATGTCGGTGGAAAAGCAGTGGCCCTTTTGCAGATCCGTCTTGTCCTTGGGTCTGTCTTATAACAGTACAAACATTCCCGTTGCCGGACCGGGCGAAGGGGTCGTTGCCAGAATAGGTCTCGGACGAGATTATCATTTGGTGATCCAGGAAAAAATATGGATGCTGATGGATGAGCTGAAAAAGATGTTTCCCGATCTGGTGTATGAATACCAGGTGGACAACGGACCTTTGAGTGACCGGGCCAGTGCCTGGGAGGCGGGTTTGGGCTTTTTTGGGAAAAACAGTTTCATCATCCATCCCGACAAGGGCAGCTACATCAACCTGGCCCAGGTCTTCACCAATCAGCCGGTGTCGGCGGTGACAAAGCCTCTGGAAAGTCGTTGCGGGACATGCACCAAATGCATGGACGCCTGCCCCACCCATGCCATCGGATCCAACGGTTCACTCCATGGGGATCGGTGCATCTCCTATTTGACCCAAAAAAAGGGAGTATTGATGCAAAGGGAGCGGACCGCCATGGGAAGGCACCTTTATGGGTGCGATATCTGCCAGGAAGTTTGCCCCTTCAATAAAAGCGCATCTTTAAGCAGCGCGGCAGAGTTGCGTTGGGATGGCAACAGGGAGATCTTTCAATTGGACAAGATCTTGTCCATGACGAAAAGGGTCTTCAAAGATCGCTTCGGGCAACGTGCCGCCGGATGGCGGGGGAAAAGTCTGTTGCAACGAAATGCATTGATCGTTTGCGGCAACGAACAAACTCCAGGAAATAGAGACCTTTTGCTTCAATATTTAAGTGCACCGGGAGAGTTGTTGCGGATCCATGCCTTGTATTCCCTGGAGAAATATGGGGAAAAAGAACGAAAATGGGTACAAAAAGCATTGGAGACGGAATCGGAGTCCTTTCGCAATACTTATGAAGAATATCGTTAGGAGGATACCCATGAGTAGCATCGTTATCGAAAACCTGCTTGGTCAAAATCGAATCGCCGTAGTAGGCCATGGAGCGGATGCGCCATTGGACCACTTTTTCATAGAACGCCATAGCGATTGGAATAGTTATGGGGAGATCTACATCGGGAGAGTGGACCAGATCAAGGCCGGCATGCAGGTGGCTTTTTTGGATATCGGAGCAGACAAGAACGGCCTTCTTCATGCCAGTGACATCCTGCCCAATCCCGACAAGCTGCCTATTGAGAAGTTGTTGAAAAACGGTCAGGAGGTTTTGGTGCAGGTCAAGAAGGAAGCAGTAGGTACCAAAGGAGCCAGGTTGACCACCAAGTTTTGGTTGACGGGACACTATCTGGTCTTGCTTCCAACGGAAGATCGGATCTTTGTATCGAAAAAGATCAAGAGCAAGAAGCAGGTCGAAGTGTTTGAGGAGTTGCTGGCTGATCCGATCCAAGACAGATACGGCGTCATCGTGCGTACGGAAGCAAAAGAAGCGGATCCGGAAGCGGTACTTCGGGAATTGGCCTACCTGATCCGGCAATGGGAGAAGATCTCCCGTCCGATCCACAAGGCACCGAAACTTTTGTTCAAGGATCAGGGCCCTATCATCAACACCATAAGAGACTACTATTCATCAGCGGAAACGGAAGAGATCATCCTCAACAACAATACTCACCTGGAAGAGATCCAGACCTATTTTCGAAGCTATTTCCCAGACGATCTGGACAAGATCCGAATGGCAGGACAACTCAATGTGTTTGAAGAGTTGAATCTGGAAAAAAAGATCAGTGAGCTGTATGCCAGGAAAGTCTGGTTGAAAAGCGGCGGTTCTGTTGTCATCGATACTACAGAGGCTTGTACGGTGGTGGATGTGAACAGCGGTAAATATACGGGCAAAAAAGATCCGGAAGAAACCATTCTGAAAATCAATCTGGAAGCCACGGAGACCATAGCCAATCAGATCCGATTGCGAAACATCAGCGGGATCATTCTCATCGATTATATCAACATCGAACGGGAAGACCACAAAAATGCCGTGATCAAACGTTGGAAAGAGCTGTCCTACAAAGACAAGGTCCGTTTTCAAGTGGTCGGTTTTACAGAACTCAGCATTTTACAGATCACCCGGAAGCAGCAGGGAAAATCCGTAGCCGACTTGAACCGGCAGATCTGCCCCATGTGCAACGGGACAGGCGACATCTACAGCCAAGAAGCATTTTTTTATAAATGCCTTTCGAAAATCGAGCACGACATGAGTTTGCTGGAACACAATCGCTATCGGATCGTCATCAGCCCCCATCTGTATCAGGTGGTGAAAGAGATGAACTATTTCCAAGCCGGCAAAACCTTCGACCGGATGCTGGAGGAGTATTATAAAGTGAAAGTTTATCTGGAAGTGGATCTAAGCAATGAGTTTGATCAAGTTTTCATTCTTCCCGTAATTGACAATTGACATCTTGCCGGGTGGGTGTTATACTGTTACGGTGTATGAAGCCGCACTTCACAGGGTAAAACATCCTACGGGAGACCTTGTAAGGCGAGACTGGTTTGAGGAGGTGTAAGAATATGTATGCAGTGATTAAAACAGGTGGCAAGCAGTATTGTGTAAAAGAAGGCGACGTGATCCAGGTGGAGAAATTGCATTTGGCAGAAGGTCAGAGCACGGTGGACTTTACCGATGTACTGGCTGTCAACAATGGTTCCATGGTCGTTGGTACTCCGACGGTGGAAGGCGCAGTAGTTCAAGGGGAAGTTTTGAGCAACGGCAAAGGCAAGAAGATCGTCATCTACAAGTATAAGTCTAAAAAAGACTATAGAAGAAAGCAAGGCCATAGACAACCGTTTACAGAAGTAAAAATTACCGGTATTCAGGCTGGAAAAGCAGAATAATCATGATCGAGTGCACTTTTCAGCGGGAAGATGGAATGATCAAGTCTTTGGTGGTGAACGGACACAGCGGGTATGACGATATCGGGAAAGATATTGTTTGCGCAGCCGTGTCGACATTGACCATTGCAGCGATCAATGGGTTGTCGGAATATGTGAAATTGGATTTCTACTATAAAGTCAACGAAGATGGATTTGCGGAGTTTCGCATACCGGAAATTTATGATGAAAAGCAATTTACGAAAGCGAAAGCCATACTGGAAACCTTGTATTTGGGGCTTAAAAGTGTGGAAGAAGAATACGATCGTTATGTGAAAGTGATAGGTTGAATGGAGGTGGAACCTATGTTGAAAATGAATCTTCAATTGTTTGCCCACAAAAAAGGGGTAGGTAGTTCTAGAAACGGACGGGACAGCGAATCAAAACGTCTGGGAGTCAAGAGAGCAGACGGACAGTTCGTTTTGTCCGGGAATATATTGGTTAGACAAAGAGGTACGAAAATTCACGCCGGAAACAACGTAATGAGAGGCGGGGATGATACCCTGTTTGCCGTATCCGACGGGATCGTCCGATTCGAAAGAAAAGGCAAAGACAAAAAACAAGTCAGTGTGTATCCTAAAGATGCCATGTAATCCTATGACCACCTTTTCTAAGGTGGTTGTTTTTTTAAAAAGAAAGAGTGATGGAAAATGTTTGTAGATCGAGTGGAAATATCCATCAAGGCCGGTAACGGAGGCCACGGTTTGGTAGCCTTTCGGCGGGAAAAATATGTACCCAATGGTGGGCCGGCGGGAGGCGACGGAGGCGATGGAGGCAACGTCATCTTCCGCGTGGACAACAACTTGCGGACCTTGATCGATTTTCGATACAAAAGAAAACACGTCGCCCTGAACGGGGATGACGGAGGAACCAATAGAAGAAGTGGAAAAAGCGCACAGGATCTGATCATCGGCGTTCCTCCCGGTACCATAGTAAAAGAAAAGGAAACGGGCCGGGTCTTGGCGGATTTGACGGAAGTAGGGGAAGAGTACATCGCCGGAAAAGGCGGCAAAGGCGGACGTGGAAATCAACACTTCGCCACACCTACCAGGCAGGCACCCCGCTTTGCCGAGGGCGGTACTAAAGGCGAAGAAAAAAACGTGGTACTGGAATTGAAGATGATGGCGGACGTTGGACTCCTTGGATACCCCAATGTGGGCAAGTCTACCTTGCTCTCCGTTGTATCCAAGGCCAAACCGAAGATCGCCGATTATCCCTTTACCACCCTGGTTCCGAACTTGGGTGTGGTATCCTTTGCAGAAGGGAAAAGCTTTGTCATGGCGGACATACCAGGCCTGATCGAAGGTGCCAATGAAGGCGCCGGTTTGGGACATCGTTTTCTTCGCCATGTGGAACGCACGAAAATGCTCCTCCATCTGCTGGATGTATCCGGTATGACGGAACGAGATCCTTTGGAAGATTTTCGTACGATCAACGAAGAACTGCGAAAGCACAATGAGATCTTGGCGAAAAGGACCCAATTGGTGGTCTTGAACAAGGTGGACCTGGCGGCCGATGAAACAACATATGAGGAATTGAAGAATACACTGGAAAAAGAGGGGTATGAAGTATTTATCATCTCTGCTGCTACAAGAGAAGGTGTGGACGACTTGATGAATCGTACGGTGAACCTGCTGGATGAGATCGGTGAAGTGGAACCCATATTCGAGGCGGAAACCTTGCAGGAGTATGTATTTGAAGATGAAAAAGGATTTACGGTTCGAAGAGAAAATGAAGATTTCGTCGTGGAAGGCGCTTTTCTGGAAAAATTGCTGGATTCCGTCAATTTCGACGATTACGATTCCGTAGCTTTCTTCCAGCGGGTCTTGAAGGACCGTGGCGTTTTTGAAGCATTGGAAGAGAAGGGGATCCAGGAAGGACAAACCGTACGGATCCTGGATATTCAGTTTGATTATATACGGTAGATATACCCCGGGAGGTGAACAAGTATGCTGACAAGCAAACAACGAAGTTATTTTCGGTCCCTGGCAGTAGGGGAACCGGACATATTGCACGTAGGAAAAGAAGGCCTTAACGCCAACCTGGTGGTCCAGGCAAAGGACGCCCTGAAAAGCAGGGAATTGATCAAGGGAAAAGTGCAGCAAAATTGCATGGAAGATGTGGCCACTGTGGCGGAGGATCTGGCAAGATCCACGGATTCCGATGTGGTCCAGGTCATTGGAAGCAAGTTTGTTTTATACAAGCGAAACCACATGGATCCAAAAATAGAATTGCCGAAAAAGGCGAAAAAATAAAGCGAGGGATGCGTCATGGATCGATTGAAGATCGGCGTGCTGGGAGGCACGTTCAATCCCATTCATAACGGTCATTTGCTGTTGGCGGAATCCGCCAGGGATCGTCTGGGGCTGGACAAGGTATTGTTCATTCCCAC encodes the following:
- the rplU gene encoding 50S ribosomal protein L21 gives rise to the protein MYAVIKTGGKQYCVKEGDVIQVEKLHLAEGQSTVDFTDVLAVNNGSMVVGTPTVEGAVVQGEVLSNGKGKKIVIYKYKSKKDYRRKQGHRQPFTEVKITGIQAGKAE
- a CDS encoding ribosomal-processing cysteine protease Prp, whose translation is MIECTFQREDGMIKSLVVNGHSGYDDIGKDIVCAAVSTLTIAAINGLSEYVKLDFYYKVNEDGFAEFRIPEIYDEKQFTKAKAILETLYLGLKSVEEEYDRYVKVIG
- the rpmA gene encoding 50S ribosomal protein L27 gives rise to the protein MLKMNLQLFAHKKGVGSSRNGRDSESKRLGVKRADGQFVLSGNILVRQRGTKIHAGNNVMRGGDDTLFAVSDGIVRFERKGKDKKQVSVYPKDAM
- the obgE gene encoding GTPase ObgE; translated protein: MFVDRVEISIKAGNGGHGLVAFRREKYVPNGGPAGGDGGDGGNVIFRVDNNLRTLIDFRYKRKHVALNGDDGGTNRRSGKSAQDLIIGVPPGTIVKEKETGRVLADLTEVGEEYIAGKGGKGGRGNQHFATPTRQAPRFAEGGTKGEEKNVVLELKMMADVGLLGYPNVGKSTLLSVVSKAKPKIADYPFTTLVPNLGVVSFAEGKSFVMADIPGLIEGANEGAGLGHRFLRHVERTKMLLHLLDVSGMTERDPLEDFRTINEELRKHNEILAKRTQLVVLNKVDLAADETTYEELKNTLEKEGYEVFIISAATREGVDDLMNRTVNLLDEIGEVEPIFEAETLQEYVFEDEKGFTVRRENEDFVVEGAFLEKLLDSVNFDDYDSVAFFQRVLKDRGVFEALEEKGIQEGQTVRILDIQFDYIR
- the yhbY gene encoding ribosome assembly RNA-binding protein YhbY — translated: MLTSKQRSYFRSLAVGEPDILHVGKEGLNANLVVQAKDALKSRELIKGKVQQNCMEDVATVAEDLARSTDSDVVQVIGSKFVLYKRNHMDPKIELPKKAKK